One window from the genome of Cardiocondyla obscurior isolate alpha-2009 linkage group LG04, Cobs3.1, whole genome shotgun sequence encodes:
- the LOC139101565 gene encoding potassium voltage-gated channel protein Shaw isoform X2: MNLINMDAENRVVLNVGGIRHETYKATLKKIPATRLSRLTEALANYDPILNEYFFDRHPGVFAQVLNYYRTGKLHYPTDVCGPLFEEELDFWGLDSNQVEPCCWMTYTQHRDTQETLTVLDRLDLDTEKPTEEELARKFGFEEAYYEGNLTWWQKLKPQMWSLFDEPYSSVAAKIISIVSVFFICVSILSFCLKTHPDMRVPVIVNRSVKTDNVTDWVVDKTRTNAHDVFFYIECICNAWFTLEFLIRITASPNRCDFIKSSVNLIDMVATLSFYVDLALQRFAAHLENADILEFLSIIRIMRLFKLTRHSSGLKILIQTFRASAKELTLLVFFLVLGIVIFASLVYYAERTQYNPKNDFKSIPLGLWWALVTMTTVGYGDMVPKTYIGMFVGALCALAGVLTIALPVPVIVSNFAMYYSHTQARAKLPKKRRRVLPVEQPRVRAPGAPPGVAGGPGTVGPPGCPQMSHMQSSGGAVTTGPHGLGMGQTPGVGCTGGGQGPQNRRMNAIKTNHPKDPFATKTGRYV; this comes from the exons ATGAACTTGATTAACATGGACGCGGAGAACCGCGTGGTTCTGAACGTGGGCGGAATCCGGCACGAGACGTACAAGGCGACCCTGAAGAAAATCCCGGCGACGCGGCTCTCGAGGCTGACCGAGGCCCTCGCCAACTACGACCCGATCCTCAATGAATACTTCTTCGACAGACACCCGGGTGTCTTCGCCCAGGTACTCAACTACTATCGCACCGGCAAGCTGCACTACCCGACGGACGTATGCGGCCCGCTTTTCGAGGAAGAGCTCGATTTCTGGGGGCTCGACTCGAATCAGGTCGAGCCCTGCTGCTGGATGACCTACACGCAG CATCGGGATACGCAGGAAACACTGACGGTCCTCGACAGGTTGGACCTCGACACCGAGAAGCCCACCGAGGAGGAACTGGCCAGGAAGTTCGGTTTCGAGGAGGCGTACTACGAGGGGAACCTCACGTGGTGGCAGAAGCTCAAACCTCAGATGTGGTCACTTTTCGACGAACCCTACTCCTCTGTCGCAGCTAAG ataatcAGTATAGTCTCCGTTTTCTTCATCTGCGTTTCGATACTTTCGTTCTGCCTGAAAACACATCCGGACATGCGAGTACCGGTGATCGTGAATCGCTCGGTAAAGACTGACAACGTGACGGACTGGGTGGTGGACAAGACTCGCACCAATGCCCACGATGTCTTCTTCTACATCGAATGCATCTGTAACGCCTGGTTCACCCTAGAATTCTTAATACGTATCACCGCGAGCCCGAACCGCTGCGACTTCATTAAAAGCTCGGTTAACCTAATCGACATGGTCGCGACCCTGAGCTTCTACGTAGACCTGGCGCTGCAGCGGTTCGCGGCGCACCTGGAGAACGCCGACATCCTCGAGTTCTTAAGCATCATACGCATAATGAGGCTGTTCAAACTCACCCGCCATTCCTCGGGCCTGAAGATCTTGATACAAACTTTTCGCGCCTCGGCTAAGGAGCTCACGCTGTTGGTGTTCTTCCTCGTCCTCGGCATCGTCATCTTCGCTAGTCTCGTGTACTACGCGGAGCGCACGCAGTACAATCCGAAGAACGACTTCAAGAGCATACCACTTGGTTTGTGGTGGGCTCTGGTGACGATGACGACCGTTGGTTACGGGGACATGGTGCCGAAAACGTACATTGGGATGTTTGTCGGCGCGCTATGCGCGCTGGCCGGTGTCCTCACGATCGCCCTGCCCGTGCCCGTGATCGTTAGCAACTTTGCGATGTATTACAGTCACACGCAGGCGCGAGCCAAGCTACCGAAGAAGAGACGACGTGTATTGCCGGTCGAACAGCCACGTGTGAGGGCACCCGGCGCGCCGCCCGGCGTGGCCGGTGGGCCCGGGACCGTCGGTCCCCCAGGATGTCCGCAAATGTCGCACATGCAGTCCAGCGGGGGCGCGGTCACCACTGGGCCCCACGGCCTCGGCATGGGCCAAACGCCCGGCGTCGGATGCACTGGCGGCGGCCAAGGACCGCAAAACCGGAGAATGAACGCCATTAAGACGAACCACCCGAAGGATCCGTTCGCCACGAAAACAG GTAGATACGTATGA
- the LOC139101565 gene encoding potassium voltage-gated channel protein Shaw isoform X1 — MNLINMDAENRVVLNVGGIRHETYKATLKKIPATRLSRLTEALANYDPILNEYFFDRHPGVFAQVLNYYRTGKLHYPTDVCGPLFEEELDFWGLDSNQVEPCCWMTYTQHRDTQETLTVLDRLDLDTEKPTEEELARKFGFEEAYYEGNLTWWQKLKPQMWSLFDEPYSSVAAKIISIVSVFFICVSILSFCLKTHPDMRVPVIVNRSVKTDNVTDWVVDKTRTNAHDVFFYIECICNAWFTLEFLIRITASPNRCDFIKSSVNLIDMVATLSFYVDLALQRFAAHLENADILEFLSIIRIMRLFKLTRHSSGLKILIQTFRASAKELTLLVFFLVLGIVIFASLVYYAERTQYNPKNDFKSIPLGLWWALVTMTTVGYGDMVPKTYIGMFVGALCALAGVLTIALPVPVIVSNFAMYYSHTQARAKLPKKRRRVLPVEQPRVRAPGAPPGVAGGPGTVGPPGCPQMSHMQSSGGAVTTGPHGLGMGQTPGVGCTGGGQGPQNRRMNAIKTNHPKDPFATKTEEDRRNCNLRTNGTKRAGGLD, encoded by the exons ATGAACTTGATTAACATGGACGCGGAGAACCGCGTGGTTCTGAACGTGGGCGGAATCCGGCACGAGACGTACAAGGCGACCCTGAAGAAAATCCCGGCGACGCGGCTCTCGAGGCTGACCGAGGCCCTCGCCAACTACGACCCGATCCTCAATGAATACTTCTTCGACAGACACCCGGGTGTCTTCGCCCAGGTACTCAACTACTATCGCACCGGCAAGCTGCACTACCCGACGGACGTATGCGGCCCGCTTTTCGAGGAAGAGCTCGATTTCTGGGGGCTCGACTCGAATCAGGTCGAGCCCTGCTGCTGGATGACCTACACGCAG CATCGGGATACGCAGGAAACACTGACGGTCCTCGACAGGTTGGACCTCGACACCGAGAAGCCCACCGAGGAGGAACTGGCCAGGAAGTTCGGTTTCGAGGAGGCGTACTACGAGGGGAACCTCACGTGGTGGCAGAAGCTCAAACCTCAGATGTGGTCACTTTTCGACGAACCCTACTCCTCTGTCGCAGCTAAG ataatcAGTATAGTCTCCGTTTTCTTCATCTGCGTTTCGATACTTTCGTTCTGCCTGAAAACACATCCGGACATGCGAGTACCGGTGATCGTGAATCGCTCGGTAAAGACTGACAACGTGACGGACTGGGTGGTGGACAAGACTCGCACCAATGCCCACGATGTCTTCTTCTACATCGAATGCATCTGTAACGCCTGGTTCACCCTAGAATTCTTAATACGTATCACCGCGAGCCCGAACCGCTGCGACTTCATTAAAAGCTCGGTTAACCTAATCGACATGGTCGCGACCCTGAGCTTCTACGTAGACCTGGCGCTGCAGCGGTTCGCGGCGCACCTGGAGAACGCCGACATCCTCGAGTTCTTAAGCATCATACGCATAATGAGGCTGTTCAAACTCACCCGCCATTCCTCGGGCCTGAAGATCTTGATACAAACTTTTCGCGCCTCGGCTAAGGAGCTCACGCTGTTGGTGTTCTTCCTCGTCCTCGGCATCGTCATCTTCGCTAGTCTCGTGTACTACGCGGAGCGCACGCAGTACAATCCGAAGAACGACTTCAAGAGCATACCACTTGGTTTGTGGTGGGCTCTGGTGACGATGACGACCGTTGGTTACGGGGACATGGTGCCGAAAACGTACATTGGGATGTTTGTCGGCGCGCTATGCGCGCTGGCCGGTGTCCTCACGATCGCCCTGCCCGTGCCCGTGATCGTTAGCAACTTTGCGATGTATTACAGTCACACGCAGGCGCGAGCCAAGCTACCGAAGAAGAGACGACGTGTATTGCCGGTCGAACAGCCACGTGTGAGGGCACCCGGCGCGCCGCCCGGCGTGGCCGGTGGGCCCGGGACCGTCGGTCCCCCAGGATGTCCGCAAATGTCGCACATGCAGTCCAGCGGGGGCGCGGTCACCACTGGGCCCCACGGCCTCGGCATGGGCCAAACGCCCGGCGTCGGATGCACTGGCGGCGGCCAAGGACCGCAAAACCGGAGAATGAACGCCATTAAGACGAACCACCCGAAGGATCCGTTCGCCACGAAAACAG AGGAAGACCGGAGGAATTGTAACCTACGAACCAACGGGACCAAGAGAGCCGGAGGTTTGGATTAA